The Bernardetia litoralis DSM 6794 genome includes a window with the following:
- a CDS encoding group III truncated hemoglobin — protein MEATKQDIKNEEDIKLLVDTFYDKVNQNILLSPIFNDFAHVNWESHLPTMYRFWNGILFGEGGYKGSPFEKHIPLPIDKTHFENWLILFKETVDALFEGNKADEAKQRATIIAYTFQSKLEYMNNKKK, from the coding sequence ATGGAAGCTACAAAACAAGACATCAAAAATGAAGAAGATATAAAATTACTCGTCGATACTTTTTATGATAAAGTAAATCAAAATATTCTTTTATCGCCTATTTTTAATGATTTTGCTCACGTAAATTGGGAATCTCATTTGCCTACTATGTATCGTTTTTGGAATGGGATTTTGTTTGGAGAAGGTGGTTATAAAGGAAGTCCATTTGAAAAACATATTCCTCTTCCTATTGATAAGACTCATTTTGAAAACTGGTTGATTTTATTCAAAGAAACAGTTGATGCGCTTTTTGAGGGAAATAAAGCCGATGAAGCCAAACAAAGAGCTACAATTATTGCCTATACATTTCAGTCAAAATTAGAATATATGAATAATAAGAAAAAATAA
- a CDS encoding toxin-antitoxin system YwqK family antitoxin yields MKKYLFTSFSILLFFCSQNSFAQSKKDKQDTTKNQEQPIPIKEYYKSGKLKVEGFVKNNRYDSTFISYYENGQIEAQGSFNDCVYKTNNTTIKTFPMDYADDTLKIIFGRKNGDWKYFYQNGIPKRVENYFCDIKTGMFINYYPSGIIKRRTFYSENREVEDTEYYENGNISELCIIDYQYKLDDEDDYIRIRYDKIVEYYETGELAGVSNAVNDEFEGKYIEFWANGFPMLKQEYKNDLLEGESSEYYENGNTKFIGLFKSDKQEGKHYHYNEEGKITKIETWKNGELIKTEIPKQE; encoded by the coding sequence ATGAAAAAATATCTATTTACCTCATTTTCAATTTTACTTTTTTTCTGCTCACAAAATTCCTTTGCTCAAAGTAAAAAAGATAAGCAAGACACTACTAAAAATCAAGAACAACCAATTCCAATAAAAGAATATTATAAAAGTGGAAAACTCAAAGTAGAAGGTTTTGTCAAAAATAATCGATATGATAGCACTTTTATTTCTTATTATGAAAATGGACAGATAGAGGCGCAGGGAAGTTTTAACGATTGTGTTTATAAAACTAATAATACAACAATCAAAACTTTTCCTATGGATTATGCTGATGATACTCTAAAGATTATTTTTGGTAGAAAGAATGGAGATTGGAAATATTTTTATCAGAATGGAATACCTAAAAGAGTAGAAAATTATTTCTGTGATATTAAGACTGGTATGTTTATCAATTATTATCCTTCTGGAATAATAAAAAGAAGAACATTTTATAGCGAAAATAGAGAAGTAGAAGATACAGAGTATTATGAAAATGGAAATATAAGCGAACTGTGTATAATAGATTATCAGTATAAGCTAGACGATGAAGATGATTATATTAGAATAAGATATGATAAAATTGTAGAATATTATGAAACTGGAGAACTTGCTGGAGTTAGTAATGCAGTAAATGATGAGTTTGAAGGGAAATACATTGAGTTTTGGGCAAATGGCTTTCCAATGTTAAAACAGGAATACAAAAATGATTTATTAGAAGGTGAATCCTCAGAATATTATGAAAATGGAAATACAAAATTTATAGGTTTATTTAAAAGTGATAAGCAAGAGGGAAAACATTATCATTACAATGAAGAAGGAAAAATAACAAAAATAGAAACTTGGAAAAATGGAGAACTTATAAAAACAGAAATTCCAAAACAAGAATAG
- a CDS encoding cupin domain-containing protein: protein MKTASLLENLEYNNQKIVTKVILETQNTKEIRILLKKGQILKEHQAPFTIIVEVFEGNIDFRVNQEIFDLKRGSLITLEGKIPHSLEAKEDSIVRLSFSKGDL, encoded by the coding sequence ATGAAAACAGCATCTTTATTAGAAAACTTGGAATACAACAACCAAAAAATAGTTACAAAAGTCATTTTAGAAACCCAAAATACAAAAGAGATTCGTATTTTATTAAAAAAAGGGCAAATTCTAAAAGAACATCAAGCTCCTTTCACAATCATTGTAGAAGTATTTGAAGGAAATATTGATTTTAGAGTAAATCAAGAAATTTTTGACCTAAAACGAGGGAGTTTAATTACTTTAGAAGGAAAAATTCCTCATAGTTTGGAAGCAAAAGAAGATAGTATTGTTCGTCTTAGCTTTTCTAAAGGTGATTTATAA